The following are encoded together in the Chaetodon trifascialis isolate fChaTrf1 chromosome 3, fChaTrf1.hap1, whole genome shotgun sequence genome:
- the srgap2 gene encoding SLIT-ROBO Rho GTPase-activating protein 2 isoform X3, with the protein MEAKTIRFLFSQRCKEIRAQLVEQLKCLDQQCELRVQLLQDLQDFFRKKAEIEVDYSRNLEKLAERFLTKTRSTKDHLLKKEQSILSPVNCWNLLLLQVKRESRDHATLSDLYLNNIIPRFAQISEDSGRLFKKSKEVGVQLQEDLMKVLNELYTVMKTYHMYNTDSINAESKLKEAEKQEEKQMGRSGRQDDRQTPRSPDTLASIKSDEKPVRRSSVKKIEKMKEKRQAKYTENKLKAIKARNEYLLALEATNGCVFKYYIHDLSDIIDCCDLGYHASLHRALRTYLSAEQNVETSKHSGLETLEGAAESLEANGDKQKLMETYNNVFCPPARFDFQSHMGDTMGVMCAQQPVEGDLIQRCQQLQSRLSTLKIENDEVKKTMEATLSTIQDMVTVEDYDVSECFHHSNSMESVKSTFSESYLSKPSLAKRRANQQETEQFYFTKLKEFLEGRNLITKLEAKHDLIQKTLGESQKTDCCLASGRRNSSVRKQDSGEAIPLMVESCIRFISRHGLQHEGIFRVSGSQVEVNDIKNAFERGEDPLAGDQNDHDMDSIAGVLKLYFRGLDHALFPKEVFHDLISCVSMESLQERAVHIKKVLQSLPSKTLIIMRYLFAFLNHLSQYSEENMMDPYNLAICFGPTLMSVPEGHDQVSCQAHVNELIKTIIIHHDTIFPGPQDLQGPVYTIPGAGDDFCDSPHCEPPLVEEPAPETISVGHNSEDGSLAVSESDPFEAIARFDYSGRTSRELSFKKGASLLLYQRASDDWWEGQHNGVDGLVPHQYIVVQDTADGGRGSPKPDVDSRDLLEERVSTRGSAASPTGAHVADIYLANLNKMRKRPESGSIRRTFRGSESDSTSPGASGGGGGGAGGGGGVRTASLPVGGALVKETGDKRPVSAHSILNSVTRHSSLKTKVESPQLRKTTTAGRSKSFSNHRPLDPEVIGQVEHSSQDIEATMSSALSELSKLERQSTSKHTHTPDVVLDTLEQLKGVGGGGGGGASEPSSPLHSRLLRDNEGGSSHTHPLQRSASSASDVPSSFRPAKSQPRSPLPSATSPSLSSSSLSSSVPSFRELRPPATRPKPVVFPKSGGGGGSPAMGSPTSTVPPTPPPPPVGHTHSLPHTPPPPPPPQSNDKSCPA; encoded by the exons ATGGAGGCCAAAACCATCCGCTTTCTCTTCAGCCAGCGTTGTAAAG AGATCCGTGCCCAGCTGGTGGAGCAGCTCAAGTGTCTGGACCAGCAGTGTGAGCTTCGGGTGCAGCTTCTGCAGGACCTCCAGGACTTcttcagaaagaaagcagagattGAGGTGGACTACAGCCGCAACCTCGAGAAGCTGGCCGAGAGGTTCCTCACCAAGACACGCAGCACCAAGGACCATCTACTCAA gAAGGAGCAGAGCATTTTATCACCAGTCAACTGCTGGAACCTGTTGCTGCTTCAGGTGAAGAGGGAGAGCCGAGACCACGCCACCCTGTCCGACCTCTACCTCAACAACATCATTCCCCGCTTTGCACAGATCAGCGAGGACTCAGGACGCCTCTTCAAGAAG AGCAAAGAGGTCGGCGTACAGCTGCAAGAGGACCTGATGAAAGTTCTTAATGAGCTTTACACG GTGATGAAGACATACCACATGTACAACACGGACAGTATCAATGCCGAGTCCAAGCTGAAGGAGGcggagaagcaggaggagaagcagatggGACGCTCCGGTCGACAAGACGACCGCCAGACGCCGCGCTCCCCCGACACCTTGGCCAGCATCAAGAGCGACGAGAAGCCCGTCCGACGCTCCAGCGTCAAAAAAATCgagaagatgaaggagaag AGACAAGCTAAGTACACAGAAAACAAGCTGAAGGCCATCAAAGCCAGGAATGAGTATCTGCTAGCTCTTGAAGCCACCAACGGCTGCGTCTTCAAATATTACATTCACGACCTCTCCGACATCATTGAC tgctGTGACCTAGGCTACCATGCCAGCCTTCACCGCGCCCTGAGGACCTACCTGTCTGCAGAACAGAACGTAGAGACGTCCAAACACTCCGGCCTGGAGACGCTGGAGGGAGCCGCAGAGAGTCTGGAAGCCAACGGGGACAAACAGAAACTGATGGAGACCTACAACAACGTCTTCTGCCCCCCGGCTCGCTTTGACTTCCAGTCCCACATGGGAGACACG ATGGGCGTGATGTGTGCACAGCAGCCGGTGGAAGGCGATCTGATCCAGAggtgtcagcagctgcagtcccGCCTCTCCACGCTCAAGATTGAGAATGACGAG gtGAAGAAAACCATGGAGGCCACTCTGTCCACCATCCAAGACATGGTGACGGTGGAGGACTACGACGTCTCTGAGTGCTTCCACCACAGCAACAGCATGGAGTCGGTCAAGTCCACTTTCAGCGAATCCTATCTGAGCAAGCCCAGCCTGGCCAAACGACGGGCCAACCAGCAGGAGACAGAGCAGTTTTACTTCACG AAACTGAAGGAGTTTCTTGAAGGCAGGAACCTGATCACTAAGCTGGAGGCCAAACATGACCTCATCCAGAAGACCCTGGGAGAGA GTCAGAAGACTGACTGTTGCCTTGCCAG TGGACGGAGGAACTCGTCGGTACGGAAACAG GACTCGGGTGAAGCCATTCCTCTGATGGTCGAGAGCTGCATCCGCTTCATCAGTCGCCATG gtCTGCAGCATGAGGGTATCTTCAGAGTGTCAGGCTCTCAGGTGGAAGTCAATGACATCAAGAATGCCTTTGAGAGAG GTGAGGACCCGCTGGCAGGGGACCAGAATGACCATGACATGGACTCCATTGCTGGCGTCCTGAAGCTCTACTTCAGAGGACTGGACCATGCCCTCTTCCCTAAGGAAGTCTTCCATGACCTCATATCCTGTGTCT CAATGGAGAGCCTCCAGGAGCGGGCAGTCCACATCAAGAAAGTTCTGCAATCTCTGCCGAGCAAAACCCTCATCATCATGAGATACCTGTTCGCCTTCCTCAACCA CTTGTCTCAGTACAGCGAGGAGAACATGATGGACCCCTACAACCTGGCCATCTGTTTCGGCCCCACCCTGATGTCTGTCCCAGAAGGCCACGACCAGGTCTCTTGCCAGGCCCATGTCAATGAGCTCATTAAAACTATCATCATCCACCATGACACCATCTTTCCCGGACCGCAGGACCTGCAGGGCCCCGTCTACACCATCCCCGGAGCTGGAGATGACttctg TGACAGTCCACACTGTGAGCCCCCCCTGGTGGAAGAGCCTGCGCCTGAGACCATCTCTGTTGGCCACAACAGCGAAGATG GCTCCTTGGCTGTTTCAGAGTCCGACCCGTTCGAAGCCATTGCTCGATTCGACTACTCTGGCCGGACTAGTCGGGAGCTGTCATTCAAGAAGGGAGCATCTCTGCTTCTGTACCAGCGAGCCTCCGATGACTGGTGGGAGGGACAACATAACGGAGTGGATGGACTGGTGCCACACCAGTACATTGTGGTCCAAGACAC GGCTGACGGGGGCAGGGGAAGTCCAAAGCCTGATGTGGACAGCAGGGatctgctggaggagagggtgTCTACTCGAGGCAGCGCTGCCTCTCCGACTGGAGCTCATGTGGCTGACATCTACCTGGCCAACCTGAACAA GATGAGGAAACGTCCGGAGTCTGGGAGCATCCGGAGAACATTCCGGGGCTCAGAGAGCGACAGTACCAGTCCAGGAGCCagcggaggtggaggaggcggagcaggaggaggaggaggcgtgaGAACCGCTTCTCTTCCTGTCGGTGGGGCTCTGGTGAAAGAAACTGGAGACAAACGACCCGTCAGTGCTCATAGCATCCTCAACTCAGTGACTCGCCACTCCTCTCTCAAAACCAAG GTGGAGAGTCCACAGTTACGCAAGACAACTACAGCAGGGCGCTCTAAGAGCTTCAGCAACCACAGACCACTGGACCCTGAGGTCATAGGCCAGGTGGAGCACAGCTCGCAG GACATTGAGGCTACAATGAGCTCTGCCCTGAGTGAGCTCAGTAAGTTGGAGAGACAGAGCACCtcgaagcacacacacacccctgacGTGGTCCTGGACACACTGGAGCAGTTGAAAGGAgtgggtggtggaggaggaggaggagcctcgGAACCCTCCAGTCCGCTCCACTCACGTCTGTTACGGGACAACGAGGGGGGCTCCTCGCATACCCACCCGCTTCAGCGCAGCGCCTCCTCAGCCAGCGACGTGCCCTCCTCCTTCCGCCCGGCCAAGAGCCAGCCGCGGAGCCCCCTGCCCTCTGCCacatccccctctctctcttcctcctccctctcctcatctgtACCTTCTTTTAGGGAGCTGCGCCCCCCAGCAACAAGGCCTAAACCGGTGGTGTTCCCAAagagcggaggaggaggtggcagtCCTGCCATGGGTTCTCCGACATCTACTGTGCcccctactcctcctcctccacctgtaggccacacacactctctccctcacacccctcctcctccacctccaccccagTCTAACGACAAATCCTGCCCGGCTTAG
- the srgap2 gene encoding SLIT-ROBO Rho GTPase-activating protein 2 isoform X2 — translation MTSPAKFRKDKEIVAEYETQVKEIRAQLVEQLKCLDQQCELRVQLLQDLQDFFRKKAEIEVDYSRNLEKLAERFLTKTRSTKDHLLKKEQSILSPVNCWNLLLLQVKRESRDHATLSDLYLNNIIPRFAQISEDSGRLFKKSKEVGVQLQEDLMKVLNELYTVMKTYHMYNTDSINAESKLKEAEKQEEKQMGRSGRQDDRQTPRSPDTLASIKSDEKPVRRSSVKKIEKMKEKRQAKYTENKLKAIKARNEYLLALEATNGCVFKYYIHDLSDIIDCCDLGYHASLHRALRTYLSAEQNVETSKHSGLETLEGAAESLEANGDKQKLMETYNNVFCPPARFDFQSHMGDTMGVMCAQQPVEGDLIQRCQQLQSRLSTLKIENDEVKKTMEATLSTIQDMVTVEDYDVSECFHHSNSMESVKSTFSESYLSKPSLAKRRANQQETEQFYFTKLKEFLEGRNLITKLEAKHDLIQKTLGESQKTDCCLASGRRNSSVRKQDSGEAIPLMVESCIRFISRHGLQHEGIFRVSGSQVEVNDIKNAFERGEDPLAGDQNDHDMDSIAGVLKLYFRGLDHALFPKEVFHDLISCVSMESLQERAVHIKKVLQSLPSKTLIIMRYLFAFLNHLSQYSEENMMDPYNLAICFGPTLMSVPEGHDQVSCQAHVNELIKTIIIHHDTIFPGPQDLQGPVYTIPGAGDDFCDSPHCEPPLVEEPAPETISVGHNSEDESDPFEAIARFDYSGRTSRELSFKKGASLLLYQRASDDWWEGQHNGVDGLVPHQYIVVQDTADGGRGSPKPDVDSRDLLEERVSTRGSAASPTGAHVADIYLANLNKMRKRPESGSIRRTFRGSESDSTSPGASGGGGGGAGGGGGVRTASLPVGGALVKETGDKRPVSAHSILNSVTRHSSLKTKVESPQLRKTTTAGRSKSFSNHRPLDPEVIGQVEHSSQDIEATMSSALSELSKLERQSTSKHTHTPDVVLDTLEQLKGVGGGGGGGASEPSSPLHSRLLRDNEGGSSHTHPLQRSASSASDVPSSFRPAKSQPRSPLPSATSPSLSSSSLSSSVPSFRELRPPATRPKPVVFPKSGGGGGSPAMGSPTSTVPPTPPPPPVGHTHSLPHTPPPPPPPQSNDKSCPA, via the exons AGATCCGTGCCCAGCTGGTGGAGCAGCTCAAGTGTCTGGACCAGCAGTGTGAGCTTCGGGTGCAGCTTCTGCAGGACCTCCAGGACTTcttcagaaagaaagcagagattGAGGTGGACTACAGCCGCAACCTCGAGAAGCTGGCCGAGAGGTTCCTCACCAAGACACGCAGCACCAAGGACCATCTACTCAA gAAGGAGCAGAGCATTTTATCACCAGTCAACTGCTGGAACCTGTTGCTGCTTCAGGTGAAGAGGGAGAGCCGAGACCACGCCACCCTGTCCGACCTCTACCTCAACAACATCATTCCCCGCTTTGCACAGATCAGCGAGGACTCAGGACGCCTCTTCAAGAAG AGCAAAGAGGTCGGCGTACAGCTGCAAGAGGACCTGATGAAAGTTCTTAATGAGCTTTACACG GTGATGAAGACATACCACATGTACAACACGGACAGTATCAATGCCGAGTCCAAGCTGAAGGAGGcggagaagcaggaggagaagcagatggGACGCTCCGGTCGACAAGACGACCGCCAGACGCCGCGCTCCCCCGACACCTTGGCCAGCATCAAGAGCGACGAGAAGCCCGTCCGACGCTCCAGCGTCAAAAAAATCgagaagatgaaggagaag AGACAAGCTAAGTACACAGAAAACAAGCTGAAGGCCATCAAAGCCAGGAATGAGTATCTGCTAGCTCTTGAAGCCACCAACGGCTGCGTCTTCAAATATTACATTCACGACCTCTCCGACATCATTGAC tgctGTGACCTAGGCTACCATGCCAGCCTTCACCGCGCCCTGAGGACCTACCTGTCTGCAGAACAGAACGTAGAGACGTCCAAACACTCCGGCCTGGAGACGCTGGAGGGAGCCGCAGAGAGTCTGGAAGCCAACGGGGACAAACAGAAACTGATGGAGACCTACAACAACGTCTTCTGCCCCCCGGCTCGCTTTGACTTCCAGTCCCACATGGGAGACACG ATGGGCGTGATGTGTGCACAGCAGCCGGTGGAAGGCGATCTGATCCAGAggtgtcagcagctgcagtcccGCCTCTCCACGCTCAAGATTGAGAATGACGAG gtGAAGAAAACCATGGAGGCCACTCTGTCCACCATCCAAGACATGGTGACGGTGGAGGACTACGACGTCTCTGAGTGCTTCCACCACAGCAACAGCATGGAGTCGGTCAAGTCCACTTTCAGCGAATCCTATCTGAGCAAGCCCAGCCTGGCCAAACGACGGGCCAACCAGCAGGAGACAGAGCAGTTTTACTTCACG AAACTGAAGGAGTTTCTTGAAGGCAGGAACCTGATCACTAAGCTGGAGGCCAAACATGACCTCATCCAGAAGACCCTGGGAGAGA GTCAGAAGACTGACTGTTGCCTTGCCAG TGGACGGAGGAACTCGTCGGTACGGAAACAG GACTCGGGTGAAGCCATTCCTCTGATGGTCGAGAGCTGCATCCGCTTCATCAGTCGCCATG gtCTGCAGCATGAGGGTATCTTCAGAGTGTCAGGCTCTCAGGTGGAAGTCAATGACATCAAGAATGCCTTTGAGAGAG GTGAGGACCCGCTGGCAGGGGACCAGAATGACCATGACATGGACTCCATTGCTGGCGTCCTGAAGCTCTACTTCAGAGGACTGGACCATGCCCTCTTCCCTAAGGAAGTCTTCCATGACCTCATATCCTGTGTCT CAATGGAGAGCCTCCAGGAGCGGGCAGTCCACATCAAGAAAGTTCTGCAATCTCTGCCGAGCAAAACCCTCATCATCATGAGATACCTGTTCGCCTTCCTCAACCA CTTGTCTCAGTACAGCGAGGAGAACATGATGGACCCCTACAACCTGGCCATCTGTTTCGGCCCCACCCTGATGTCTGTCCCAGAAGGCCACGACCAGGTCTCTTGCCAGGCCCATGTCAATGAGCTCATTAAAACTATCATCATCCACCATGACACCATCTTTCCCGGACCGCAGGACCTGCAGGGCCCCGTCTACACCATCCCCGGAGCTGGAGATGACttctg TGACAGTCCACACTGTGAGCCCCCCCTGGTGGAAGAGCCTGCGCCTGAGACCATCTCTGTTGGCCACAACAGCGAAGATG AGTCCGACCCGTTCGAAGCCATTGCTCGATTCGACTACTCTGGCCGGACTAGTCGGGAGCTGTCATTCAAGAAGGGAGCATCTCTGCTTCTGTACCAGCGAGCCTCCGATGACTGGTGGGAGGGACAACATAACGGAGTGGATGGACTGGTGCCACACCAGTACATTGTGGTCCAAGACAC GGCTGACGGGGGCAGGGGAAGTCCAAAGCCTGATGTGGACAGCAGGGatctgctggaggagagggtgTCTACTCGAGGCAGCGCTGCCTCTCCGACTGGAGCTCATGTGGCTGACATCTACCTGGCCAACCTGAACAA GATGAGGAAACGTCCGGAGTCTGGGAGCATCCGGAGAACATTCCGGGGCTCAGAGAGCGACAGTACCAGTCCAGGAGCCagcggaggtggaggaggcggagcaggaggaggaggaggcgtgaGAACCGCTTCTCTTCCTGTCGGTGGGGCTCTGGTGAAAGAAACTGGAGACAAACGACCCGTCAGTGCTCATAGCATCCTCAACTCAGTGACTCGCCACTCCTCTCTCAAAACCAAG GTGGAGAGTCCACAGTTACGCAAGACAACTACAGCAGGGCGCTCTAAGAGCTTCAGCAACCACAGACCACTGGACCCTGAGGTCATAGGCCAGGTGGAGCACAGCTCGCAG GACATTGAGGCTACAATGAGCTCTGCCCTGAGTGAGCTCAGTAAGTTGGAGAGACAGAGCACCtcgaagcacacacacacccctgacGTGGTCCTGGACACACTGGAGCAGTTGAAAGGAgtgggtggtggaggaggaggaggagcctcgGAACCCTCCAGTCCGCTCCACTCACGTCTGTTACGGGACAACGAGGGGGGCTCCTCGCATACCCACCCGCTTCAGCGCAGCGCCTCCTCAGCCAGCGACGTGCCCTCCTCCTTCCGCCCGGCCAAGAGCCAGCCGCGGAGCCCCCTGCCCTCTGCCacatccccctctctctcttcctcctccctctcctcatctgtACCTTCTTTTAGGGAGCTGCGCCCCCCAGCAACAAGGCCTAAACCGGTGGTGTTCCCAAagagcggaggaggaggtggcagtCCTGCCATGGGTTCTCCGACATCTACTGTGCcccctactcctcctcctccacctgtaggccacacacactctctccctcacacccctcctcctccacctccaccccagTCTAACGACAAATCCTGCCCGGCTTAG
- the srgap2 gene encoding SLIT-ROBO Rho GTPase-activating protein 2 isoform X1 codes for MTSPAKFRKDKEIVAEYETQVKEIRAQLVEQLKCLDQQCELRVQLLQDLQDFFRKKAEIEVDYSRNLEKLAERFLTKTRSTKDHLLKKEQSILSPVNCWNLLLLQVKRESRDHATLSDLYLNNIIPRFAQISEDSGRLFKKSKEVGVQLQEDLMKVLNELYTVMKTYHMYNTDSINAESKLKEAEKQEEKQMGRSGRQDDRQTPRSPDTLASIKSDEKPVRRSSVKKIEKMKEKRQAKYTENKLKAIKARNEYLLALEATNGCVFKYYIHDLSDIIDCCDLGYHASLHRALRTYLSAEQNVETSKHSGLETLEGAAESLEANGDKQKLMETYNNVFCPPARFDFQSHMGDTMGVMCAQQPVEGDLIQRCQQLQSRLSTLKIENDEVKKTMEATLSTIQDMVTVEDYDVSECFHHSNSMESVKSTFSESYLSKPSLAKRRANQQETEQFYFTKLKEFLEGRNLITKLEAKHDLIQKTLGESQKTDCCLASGRRNSSVRKQDSGEAIPLMVESCIRFISRHGLQHEGIFRVSGSQVEVNDIKNAFERGEDPLAGDQNDHDMDSIAGVLKLYFRGLDHALFPKEVFHDLISCVSMESLQERAVHIKKVLQSLPSKTLIIMRYLFAFLNHLSQYSEENMMDPYNLAICFGPTLMSVPEGHDQVSCQAHVNELIKTIIIHHDTIFPGPQDLQGPVYTIPGAGDDFCDSPHCEPPLVEEPAPETISVGHNSEDGSLAVSESDPFEAIARFDYSGRTSRELSFKKGASLLLYQRASDDWWEGQHNGVDGLVPHQYIVVQDTADGGRGSPKPDVDSRDLLEERVSTRGSAASPTGAHVADIYLANLNKMRKRPESGSIRRTFRGSESDSTSPGASGGGGGGAGGGGGVRTASLPVGGALVKETGDKRPVSAHSILNSVTRHSSLKTKVESPQLRKTTTAGRSKSFSNHRPLDPEVIGQVEHSSQDIEATMSSALSELSKLERQSTSKHTHTPDVVLDTLEQLKGVGGGGGGGASEPSSPLHSRLLRDNEGGSSHTHPLQRSASSASDVPSSFRPAKSQPRSPLPSATSPSLSSSSLSSSVPSFRELRPPATRPKPVVFPKSGGGGGSPAMGSPTSTVPPTPPPPPVGHTHSLPHTPPPPPPPQSNDKSCPA; via the exons AGATCCGTGCCCAGCTGGTGGAGCAGCTCAAGTGTCTGGACCAGCAGTGTGAGCTTCGGGTGCAGCTTCTGCAGGACCTCCAGGACTTcttcagaaagaaagcagagattGAGGTGGACTACAGCCGCAACCTCGAGAAGCTGGCCGAGAGGTTCCTCACCAAGACACGCAGCACCAAGGACCATCTACTCAA gAAGGAGCAGAGCATTTTATCACCAGTCAACTGCTGGAACCTGTTGCTGCTTCAGGTGAAGAGGGAGAGCCGAGACCACGCCACCCTGTCCGACCTCTACCTCAACAACATCATTCCCCGCTTTGCACAGATCAGCGAGGACTCAGGACGCCTCTTCAAGAAG AGCAAAGAGGTCGGCGTACAGCTGCAAGAGGACCTGATGAAAGTTCTTAATGAGCTTTACACG GTGATGAAGACATACCACATGTACAACACGGACAGTATCAATGCCGAGTCCAAGCTGAAGGAGGcggagaagcaggaggagaagcagatggGACGCTCCGGTCGACAAGACGACCGCCAGACGCCGCGCTCCCCCGACACCTTGGCCAGCATCAAGAGCGACGAGAAGCCCGTCCGACGCTCCAGCGTCAAAAAAATCgagaagatgaaggagaag AGACAAGCTAAGTACACAGAAAACAAGCTGAAGGCCATCAAAGCCAGGAATGAGTATCTGCTAGCTCTTGAAGCCACCAACGGCTGCGTCTTCAAATATTACATTCACGACCTCTCCGACATCATTGAC tgctGTGACCTAGGCTACCATGCCAGCCTTCACCGCGCCCTGAGGACCTACCTGTCTGCAGAACAGAACGTAGAGACGTCCAAACACTCCGGCCTGGAGACGCTGGAGGGAGCCGCAGAGAGTCTGGAAGCCAACGGGGACAAACAGAAACTGATGGAGACCTACAACAACGTCTTCTGCCCCCCGGCTCGCTTTGACTTCCAGTCCCACATGGGAGACACG ATGGGCGTGATGTGTGCACAGCAGCCGGTGGAAGGCGATCTGATCCAGAggtgtcagcagctgcagtcccGCCTCTCCACGCTCAAGATTGAGAATGACGAG gtGAAGAAAACCATGGAGGCCACTCTGTCCACCATCCAAGACATGGTGACGGTGGAGGACTACGACGTCTCTGAGTGCTTCCACCACAGCAACAGCATGGAGTCGGTCAAGTCCACTTTCAGCGAATCCTATCTGAGCAAGCCCAGCCTGGCCAAACGACGGGCCAACCAGCAGGAGACAGAGCAGTTTTACTTCACG AAACTGAAGGAGTTTCTTGAAGGCAGGAACCTGATCACTAAGCTGGAGGCCAAACATGACCTCATCCAGAAGACCCTGGGAGAGA GTCAGAAGACTGACTGTTGCCTTGCCAG TGGACGGAGGAACTCGTCGGTACGGAAACAG GACTCGGGTGAAGCCATTCCTCTGATGGTCGAGAGCTGCATCCGCTTCATCAGTCGCCATG gtCTGCAGCATGAGGGTATCTTCAGAGTGTCAGGCTCTCAGGTGGAAGTCAATGACATCAAGAATGCCTTTGAGAGAG GTGAGGACCCGCTGGCAGGGGACCAGAATGACCATGACATGGACTCCATTGCTGGCGTCCTGAAGCTCTACTTCAGAGGACTGGACCATGCCCTCTTCCCTAAGGAAGTCTTCCATGACCTCATATCCTGTGTCT CAATGGAGAGCCTCCAGGAGCGGGCAGTCCACATCAAGAAAGTTCTGCAATCTCTGCCGAGCAAAACCCTCATCATCATGAGATACCTGTTCGCCTTCCTCAACCA CTTGTCTCAGTACAGCGAGGAGAACATGATGGACCCCTACAACCTGGCCATCTGTTTCGGCCCCACCCTGATGTCTGTCCCAGAAGGCCACGACCAGGTCTCTTGCCAGGCCCATGTCAATGAGCTCATTAAAACTATCATCATCCACCATGACACCATCTTTCCCGGACCGCAGGACCTGCAGGGCCCCGTCTACACCATCCCCGGAGCTGGAGATGACttctg TGACAGTCCACACTGTGAGCCCCCCCTGGTGGAAGAGCCTGCGCCTGAGACCATCTCTGTTGGCCACAACAGCGAAGATG GCTCCTTGGCTGTTTCAGAGTCCGACCCGTTCGAAGCCATTGCTCGATTCGACTACTCTGGCCGGACTAGTCGGGAGCTGTCATTCAAGAAGGGAGCATCTCTGCTTCTGTACCAGCGAGCCTCCGATGACTGGTGGGAGGGACAACATAACGGAGTGGATGGACTGGTGCCACACCAGTACATTGTGGTCCAAGACAC GGCTGACGGGGGCAGGGGAAGTCCAAAGCCTGATGTGGACAGCAGGGatctgctggaggagagggtgTCTACTCGAGGCAGCGCTGCCTCTCCGACTGGAGCTCATGTGGCTGACATCTACCTGGCCAACCTGAACAA GATGAGGAAACGTCCGGAGTCTGGGAGCATCCGGAGAACATTCCGGGGCTCAGAGAGCGACAGTACCAGTCCAGGAGCCagcggaggtggaggaggcggagcaggaggaggaggaggcgtgaGAACCGCTTCTCTTCCTGTCGGTGGGGCTCTGGTGAAAGAAACTGGAGACAAACGACCCGTCAGTGCTCATAGCATCCTCAACTCAGTGACTCGCCACTCCTCTCTCAAAACCAAG GTGGAGAGTCCACAGTTACGCAAGACAACTACAGCAGGGCGCTCTAAGAGCTTCAGCAACCACAGACCACTGGACCCTGAGGTCATAGGCCAGGTGGAGCACAGCTCGCAG GACATTGAGGCTACAATGAGCTCTGCCCTGAGTGAGCTCAGTAAGTTGGAGAGACAGAGCACCtcgaagcacacacacacccctgacGTGGTCCTGGACACACTGGAGCAGTTGAAAGGAgtgggtggtggaggaggaggaggagcctcgGAACCCTCCAGTCCGCTCCACTCACGTCTGTTACGGGACAACGAGGGGGGCTCCTCGCATACCCACCCGCTTCAGCGCAGCGCCTCCTCAGCCAGCGACGTGCCCTCCTCCTTCCGCCCGGCCAAGAGCCAGCCGCGGAGCCCCCTGCCCTCTGCCacatccccctctctctcttcctcctccctctcctcatctgtACCTTCTTTTAGGGAGCTGCGCCCCCCAGCAACAAGGCCTAAACCGGTGGTGTTCCCAAagagcggaggaggaggtggcagtCCTGCCATGGGTTCTCCGACATCTACTGTGCcccctactcctcctcctccacctgtaggccacacacactctctccctcacacccctcctcctccacctccaccccagTCTAACGACAAATCCTGCCCGGCTTAG